The Paenibacillus sp. FSL R7-0204 genome includes a region encoding these proteins:
- a CDS encoding aspartate aminotransferase family protein, with product MQSLGKESELAVKKDQRYLWHNMTPYSEQHPPMIAASASGSWVTDIDGNKFLDGMSGLWCVNVGYGRKELAEAAYNQLLSLPYFPLTQSHMPAIALAEKLNEWLEDEYVIFFSNSGSEANEAAFKIARQYQQQTGQPDRHKFIARYRGYHGSSLGALAATGQAQRKYKYEPLGGGFLHVAPPDSYRRPPGMTEEAFNLQCAQAIEDMIVWEGVASVAAVIMEPVITGGGVIVPHQVYMDRVQEICRTHGVLLIIDEVICGFGRSGRKFGHHNFGIKPDIVTMAKGLTSGYLPLSATAVRKEIYEAFKDNSDDYGHFRHVNTFGGNPAACALALRNLEILEQEQLVERAGILGRMLADGFAGLLGHKLVGDIRSFGLVVGIELVADKSTKQPAELSIVKGIIADCKAKGLIIGKNGDTVAGFNNVLTFAPPLSSTDEDVQFIIDTFTAVLNGSWAE from the coding sequence GTGCAGAGTCTGGGCAAAGAAAGTGAGCTGGCGGTTAAGAAGGACCAGCGGTATTTGTGGCATAATATGACCCCTTACAGTGAGCAGCATCCGCCGATGATTGCAGCTTCCGCAAGCGGCTCATGGGTTACCGATATCGACGGCAACAAATTCCTGGACGGCATGTCCGGCCTGTGGTGTGTGAATGTGGGGTACGGGCGCAAGGAGCTGGCGGAGGCGGCGTATAATCAACTGCTGAGCCTGCCGTATTTCCCGCTGACGCAGAGCCATATGCCGGCCATCGCGCTGGCTGAGAAGCTGAATGAATGGCTGGAGGATGAGTATGTCATCTTCTTCTCCAACAGCGGGTCGGAAGCGAACGAAGCAGCCTTCAAAATCGCCCGCCAGTACCAGCAGCAGACCGGCCAGCCGGACCGCCATAAATTCATTGCCCGCTACCGGGGCTATCACGGAAGCTCGCTTGGCGCCCTGGCGGCGACCGGGCAGGCGCAGCGCAAGTACAAGTACGAGCCGCTGGGCGGCGGGTTCCTGCATGTGGCGCCGCCGGATAGCTACCGCCGTCCGCCCGGCATGACCGAAGAGGCCTTCAACCTCCAGTGTGCGCAGGCGATTGAGGATATGATCGTCTGGGAAGGTGTAGCCTCTGTAGCGGCGGTGATTATGGAGCCGGTCATTACCGGCGGGGGCGTGATCGTCCCGCATCAGGTCTATATGGACCGGGTGCAGGAGATCTGCCGTACCCATGGCGTATTGCTGATTATCGACGAGGTGATCTGCGGCTTCGGGCGGTCCGGCCGCAAGTTCGGTCACCACAATTTCGGAATCAAGCCCGATATTGTCACGATGGCGAAGGGGCTGACGAGCGGCTATCTGCCGTTATCCGCTACCGCTGTGCGCAAGGAGATCTATGAGGCCTTCAAGGATAACAGTGATGACTACGGGCACTTCCGTCATGTGAACACCTTCGGCGGTAATCCGGCTGCCTGTGCACTGGCCTTGCGCAACCTGGAGATTCTGGAGCAGGAGCAGCTTGTGGAGCGCGCCGGAATTCTGGGACGTATGCTGGCGGACGGGTTCGCCGGGCTGCTTGGGCATAAGCTGGTTGGCGATATCCGCAGCTTCGGGCTGGTCGTTGGGATTGAGCTGGTGGCGGATAAATCCACCAAACAGCCCGCCGAGCTAAGCATCGTCAAGGGGATTATAGCCGACTGCAAAGCCAAGGGGCTGATCATCGGCAAGAACGGCGATACGGTGGCTGGCTTCAATAATGTGCTCACCTTCGCTCCGCCGTTATCCTCGACGGATGAGGATGTGCAGTTCATCATCGATACCTTCACAGCTGTGCTGAACGGGAGCTGGGCAGAGTGA